Genomic DNA from Tissierellales bacterium:
TCTGATGCAACTGAAACGCTATCAACATTTATCACTTCAAGTATCTCAGGGTCTATGCCTAATTCTTTGAGTCTTTCGTTTCGCTTAGTTTCAGCAAATCCACTCACAATATCTGTGATTTTACTCATACCCATAGATGATTTTTGACTACTTTCATCATATAACACTTCAAGTTTTGCAGTCCTTCCACTGCTCAATGCTTCCAAAAACTCAGGTTTTATATCTATGATAGCATAAATTTCTAGTTCATCTAGCGATTCAAGTGGATTTTTTAAATCTCTTATATCTAACCCCCCACTCGTTTGAAGATAACTTCCAAAATCACTATCTATATCTCCTTTTATAACTACTGGAACTGGTTTTTCTGCGTCTTTCACTATCTCGCCTACGCTAGCACCCATAGCAAGTGCCATTATTGGGAATATCAATATCGGAATTAAAAAACTCGTTATCAATGTCTTTTTATCTCTCATTATATCTATTAGCTCTTTTCTTAGAACTATACCCATATATTTAGTCATGTTTTTCGCCTCCGATCAATCTTATAAATACTTCTTCTAGATCATCAGTACCATGCTCTCTTTTAAGTTCTTCCAACGTTCCTATTGCAACTAGCTTACCCTTGTTTATTACACCTACTCTATCGCAAAGCTTTTCAACTTCAGCCATAGAATGACTCGAAAATATTATCGTCTTACCTTCATTTTTGAGCTCTTTTATAAATTCCTGAACTACCCTTATCGCCGTTACATCCAATCCAGAAGTAGGTTCATCAAATAGCATTATTGGTGGATTGTGAACTATGCTTCGGGCAATAGCAACTTTTTGTTTCATTCCCTTAGAAAATTTACCTGCCCTTCTATCCATGTATTCTTCCATTCCCAATCTCTTACAAAGATCATCTATCCTTGCATTTAACGCTTCCTTTTCCATGCCATTTAATTGTCCAAAATATGCTATATTTTCCCTAGCACTTAGTCTGTCATAAAGTCCTGTCTCTCCACCAAATAATATACCAATAGATTCACGTACTTTATCTGGATTTTCTACTAAATCTTCACCATTTATTATAGCTGTACCACCAGTGGGTTTTAGCATAGTAGCTAATAATCTCAGTGTAGTAGTTTTTCCAGCTCCATTTTCCCCAAGTAATCCAAAAACCTCTCCCTTTGAAACTTCTAGAGTGAGTCCATCTACTGCCTTTACCGTTTTAAATTGCTTATCTAAATTTTCTAGGCGAATCATCACTGCACACCCTTTCTTCATAGTTACTTATAATATATTTTATAGCAAAACGCTCAAATTTAATCTTAAATTATTCATAAAATAATCCCCAAATTAATAATATCAAAAATAGCCATGGAAACAAAATTCCCATGACTATCTAACAATTTAACTTATTTTACTACCGTGACATGCTCCCTCACTAAACCTATAAAAAAAGTTTTGAGGGTGCTTCTTGGTAATTATCTTCTAACTGGTCTTAAATCTTCGCTTCCAGTTAAATTTTCTATCATTTTTACCAATAGTTCAATCTCTTCTTCGATGACTTTCATTGATACTATCTCCGATGGCGCATGCATGTATCTTAAAGGCAATGATACTAATGCTACCGGAACGCCTTCACCTGTTAATCTCATCTTATCTGCATCTGTACCTGTCATTCTAGGTGTCAACTCATATTGCAATTTCATATCTAAATCTTTTGCCGCATTTTCCAAAAGATCATTAACTCTAAAATTAATTGGTGCTCCCTTTGTAAGTACTGGTCCGCCAGCTAAATCAACCTTGCCATGTTTTTGAGGACTCATATTTGGAAAATCAGTAGCAAATGTTACATCACAAGCAATTGCCATACTAGGTTTTACATTACTTGCTGCAAAATAAGCTCCGCCCATATTTGTCTCTTCATTTACAGTACTAACCGCATATACCCCAACATTGATATTTTTTTCCTTAAGCGATTTCAATACTTCTGCTACTATAAATGAACCCGTTCTATTATCAAGTCCTCTACCTACCAATAGGTCATTTTGTAAATAATCGTAGTCAAAAGCATAAAGTATATAATCACCTACACATACAAATTTTTCTGCTTCTTCTTTAGATTTAAATCCACAATCAATATATATATCTTCTGGTTTTACTTCACCTTTTGCTCCACCATGGTGCTCTGCTGTAACTCCAACAACACCTGATATCACTTCTTTTCCCAAAACTTTGACTCTATTTCCAAGTGCCAGTTTTGGATTAATTCCTCCAGCTTTTACTACACTTAAAAAGCCCTTGTCATCTATATAGTTTACCATAAACGCAATTTCATCTGCATGTCCCGCTAATAATACCTTAAATTCTGCCTCTGGATTCAATATTCCATAAGCATTTCCTGCCAAATCAGTCTTCACCTCATCTGCAAATTCGCTAACATAGTCAAGCCATTTTTCTTGAATAACTTCTTCACGACCACTTGGTGAATATGTCGACAATAATGTTTCTAAAAATTGTTTTGATGCTTTTTCCATTTCGCTCACCTCTATTTTCAATTTGCTTACAATGGTATTATATCAAAACTTAGCAGATATACTATACCTTTTTCATTTTTAACCAATCTATGACGCTTTTATCTAGTAGCATGTGAACTTAATTACAACTACTTCATCAAAGCATTCTTATTTATCACTCACCATACTTCTAAATTTAGCTATTTACAGTTTTATTGTATTTGTAAACTGTCAGTATATAGTAAACCCCATATATTAGGACATAGACAGCCATTGTAACTATTGTAGGTATTATCAAATCTTTTTTCAGCATTTTTGAAAGTGCACCTAGTGCAAACCCGGCATGTGCTAATCCTATAATTATCGGGAATATAAACATGGCTCCCATTTGTGAATATATGCTCTTAAATACATCTCTTCTACTAGCACCAACTTTTCTAACTATATTGTATCTTGTTTTTTCTTCTTCAGCTTCATTTATGAGCTTGAAATAAATCATGCTACCTGTTGATATGAGAACTACTAATGCTATAAATATACCTACAAACATTAACATTCCTCGAACTTCCATCTGTGCATTGTAAAACATTTCAGATGATTCTAATCTATACTCATAACTTCCATCCTCTCTGCCTTCGAATATTTTTAATAAACTCTTAGTCAAGTCTTGTGCAGAGTTTTCATTTTCAACTTCTATAAACCTTAAATTTTCAACCTTTTCTATATCAGAAAGATTTCCATATGTTTCATCAGATAATACCATAGAGTAAATATTTGAAATAGAAGATATTACATTTTTCTGTTTCATTTCATTGATTGAAATTTTATCTCCATTTGGCATCTGTACTGATTTCAATCCTTTTGCAAAGTTATAACCTCGTGGACTAACTAAAAACAACGATTCTGTATTATTTAAATTTATCTTCTCTAAATTGTTAAAATCCGCCAACTTATTGAAAGTAGATTGTGATAAAAATACCATTGATGAATTGTTAGATACTCCATCTATTTCAATATCAACTGTACCCGATTTTATCTCTCCGATCTCATCGTATACTACTTTGTGGTCGCTCTGACTACTCAATACATCATCCACATGTTGGTCGAATTCTGAATCTGTAATTTTGTATGCATATGAGTATGGCAT
This window encodes:
- a CDS encoding ABC transporter permease, with the protein product MTTATLIKKNMKWNFKNYFLYFASMIFIIMIVYTFNSIQYNEQVLENINTSMTILMKIGAVFIYIFAFIFMWYSNNFFTRNRKKEIGLYSMLGVSKKQISRMLLAENILLGIGALVLGVLLGTMLSKFFVMLLFNLMSKYIEVDFSFSMYALITTGIIFGSFFVILGVHNYMIIYRFKLIEFFNAKNKREKEPKGSAIIAITSLVMLISGYFIAIEQAMKMDFLMYTLLVLILVIGGTYGLFSSFMVFYGKLRRRNRKNLYKNMNLINTSNFIYRIKSNSFVLGSIAILSATAITAAGMSSSFYYQIGLDASGEMPYSYAYKITDSEFDQHVDDVLSSQSDHKVVYDEIGEIKSGTVDIEIDGVSNNSSMVFLSQSTFNKLADFNNLEKINLNNTESLFLVSPRGYNFAKGLKSVQMPNGDKISINEMKQKNVISSISNIYSMVLSDETYGNLSDIEKVENLRFIEVENENSAQDLTKSLLKIFEGREDGSYEYRLESSEMFYNAQMEVRGMLMFVGIFIALVVLISTGSMIYFKLINEAEEEKTRYNIVRKVGASRRDVFKSIYSQMGAMFIFPIIIGLAHAGFALGALSKMLKKDLIIPTIVTMAVYVLIYGVYYILTVYKYNKTVNS
- a CDS encoding ATP-binding cassette domain-containing protein, whose product is MIRLENLDKQFKTVKAVDGLTLEVSKGEVFGLLGENGAGKTTTLRLLATMLKPTGGTAIINGEDLVENPDKVRESIGILFGGETGLYDRLSARENIAYFGQLNGMEKEALNARIDDLCKRLGMEEYMDRRAGKFSKGMKQKVAIARSIVHNPPIMLFDEPTSGLDVTAIRVVQEFIKELKNEGKTIIFSSHSMAEVEKLCDRVGVINKGKLVAIGTLEELKREHGTDDLEEVFIRLIGGEKHD
- a CDS encoding M20/M25/M40 family metallo-hydrolase, which codes for MEKASKQFLETLLSTYSPSGREEVIQEKWLDYVSEFADEVKTDLAGNAYGILNPEAEFKVLLAGHADEIAFMVNYIDDKGFLSVVKAGGINPKLALGNRVKVLGKEVISGVVGVTAEHHGGAKGEVKPEDIYIDCGFKSKEEAEKFVCVGDYILYAFDYDYLQNDLLVGRGLDNRTGSFIVAEVLKSLKEKNINVGVYAVSTVNEETNMGGAYFAASNVKPSMAIACDVTFATDFPNMSPQKHGKVDLAGGPVLTKGAPINFRVNDLLENAAKDLDMKLQYELTPRMTGTDADKMRLTGEGVPVALVSLPLRYMHAPSEIVSMKVIEEEIELLVKMIENLTGSEDLRPVRR
- a CDS encoding ABC transporter permease subunit, translated to MTKYMGIVLRKELIDIMRDKKTLITSFLIPILIFPIMALAMGASVGEIVKDAEKPVPVVIKGDIDSDFGSYLQTSGGLDIRDLKNPLESLDELEIYAIIDIKPEFLEALSSGRTAKLEVLYDESSQKSSMGMSKITDIVSGFAETKRNERLKELGIDPEILEVINVDSVSVASDENSGITMMLVTMLVPMLLSIWAATGCIAPATDIGAGEKERQTLEPLLTTNVSRTSLLLGKYIAVVISGILATFASLIGFGLAAMINPSMFATISLSLGALLTIGFAAVGLTMAFAALELAISFYARNFKEAQTYLTPITFVVLIPAY